Proteins encoded together in one Entelurus aequoreus isolate RoL-2023_Sb linkage group LG20, RoL_Eaeq_v1.1, whole genome shotgun sequence window:
- the LOC133635764 gene encoding gastrula zinc finger protein XlCGF57.1-like isoform X1, with product MCERTIAEYEEELRPTKEDKERHQLLDAVFKTHQVVLHRTDVQQTPHIKEEEPHHLNVKQEEEKVWISQEGECLLGQEEADLTKFPLTVVSVKTEEHEDIPPESSQLHHSPNVCEKHLLPEQPEWTSRVEQEEPQPPYIREYENSQPPHIKEEDEEHSDYLEGLEEVDVTKMPLTVVIVKSEDDAVKGESEGKREVEPPSSSSTQHMTTEADGDHCGGSQADKILAPLSDNDDTTSHSPDTDDEDSKADKTCHTDNTHFTCSHCDKTFKHRRNLTIHQRIHTGKKTFFCSICAKGFIRNTDLKVHMIIHTGEKPFMCSVCGKIFSQKVHLIAHTSMHTGEKTFSCSICGKSFPQNTDLKVHMRTHTGDKPFMCSVCSKRFSQKAHLITHTRIHTGEKPFSCSICGRGFTHNSNLKKHTRTHTSEDKYFCSSCNKNFADQSALVRHKRIHTGEKPFSCSVCGKGFAKNKCLKGHMRTHTGEKPYSCSSCNKSFADHSTLVRHMRQHTGEKPYSCSCCNKSFCYRSACVKHMRTHTGEKVFNCSVCGERFSYKYQCKEHKCPGENSSSK from the exons acgtccagcagaccccccacattaaggaggaagagccACATCACCTTAATGTAAAACAGGAAGAGGAGAAAGTGtggatcagtcaggagggagagtgtcttctagggcaggaggaggctgatctcaccaagtttccactgactgttgtctctgtgaagactgaagaacATGAAGACataccacctgagtcctcacagcttcatcacagtccaa ACGTCTGTGAAAAACATCTTCTCCCTGAACAGCCGGAGTGGACCTCCAGAGTGGagcaggaggagccacagcccccttATATTAGAGAGTACGAGAACTCACAGCCGCcccacattaaggaggaagacgAGGAACACAGCGACTatcttgaaggactggaggaggttgatgtcaccaagatgccattGACTGTtgtgattgtgaagagtgaagatgatgcggtcaaaggtgaaagtgaggggaagagagaggtggagcctccaagcagcagctcaactcaacacatgacaacagaagctgatggagaccactgtggaggatcacaagcagacaagatcttagctccactatcagataatgacgacacaacgtcacactctcctgacactgatgatgaagactctaaagctgataaaacatgtcacactgacaacacacactttacatgttctcactgtgacaaaacttttaaacACCGTCGTAATTTGACAATACACCAAAGaatacacactggtaaaaaaacttttttctgtTCAATCTGTGCTAAAGGTTTTATACGAAATAccgatttgaaagtacacatgattaTACACACGGgtgaaaaaccattcatgtgctcagtTTGCGGTAAAATATTCTCCCAGAAGGTACATTTGATAGCACACACAAGcatgcacactggagaaaaaacgttttcctgttcaatctgtggtaaaagtTTTCCACAAAATACtgatttaaaagtacacatgagaacacacactggagacaaACCATTTATGTGCTCAGTTTGTAGTAAAAGATTTTCCCAGAAGGCACATTTGATAACGCAcacaagaatacacactggagaaaaaccgttttcctgttcaatctgtggtagaggttttacacataatagtaatttgaaaaaacacacgagaacacacactAGTGAAGACAAGTATTtctgttcaagctgcaacaaaaaCTTTGCTGACCAATCAGCACTTGTTAGACACAAAAGAATACACacgggtgaaaaacctttttcatgttcagtctgtggtaaaggttttgcaaaaaataaatgtttgaaaggacacatgagaacgcacactggtgaaaaaccatattcctgttcaagctgcaacaaaagctttgCTGACCACTCAACACTTGTAAGACACATGAGacaacacactggtgaaaaaccatattCCTGTTCATGTTGTAACAAAAGCTTCTGTTACCGATCAGCATGTgtaaaacacatgagaacacacacaggtgagaaagtgtttaattgcagtgtgtgtggtgaaagattctcttataagtaccagtgtaaggaACACAAGTGtcctggtgagaacagcagcagtaaATAA